In Ictalurus furcatus strain D&B chromosome 23, Billie_1.0, whole genome shotgun sequence, a single window of DNA contains:
- the pola1 gene encoding DNA polymerase alpha catalytic subunit isoform X2, producing MAPVSNQEKDADSGDYDVGANCGLAASRSRRERKEKVGRKSALEQLKRAKKGEKVKYEVEEMESVYEEVDEDQYSRMVRERQDDDWIVDDDGAGYVEDGREIFDEDLQGTDSEKSSKNKSGAKGGDTKNAKKASVSKPNNIKSMFMNSNVKKPAEKNVDLSKDDLLGDILEDLHAEKPVLFTPPPVITLKKKKALGAPMNPFSVQSKTPKETPVALASKPKHAVIRPPPSDLSPKPASKPAPSVHPQKPEVEESEEAYDSLDFDGADFDEPMELGAERQVETEIKAEPEPEGEVLTSGMVGGSCWGKMEEQEDDESPVEVQVDSSQLPMAEGADGEMVFRFYWLDAFEDQFNQPGVVYLFGKVWIESAKAHVSCCVAVKNIERTMYFLPRERKINLASGEETDVPVGMMDVYQEFNSLSEKYKIMKFKSKKVEKNYAFEIPDVPTQSEYLEVRYSAEMPQLPSNLKGSTFSHVFGTNTSSLEHFLLSRKIRGPCWLNVKTPQLCSQPMSWCKVEAIALKSELISVVKDLPPPPLVVMSISLKTVPNPKTHHNEIVSLAALIHYKFPLDKAPPRIPYQTHFCVVNKPTDCIYPYDFKDAVKKKNGIVEMAATERTLLGFFLAKLHKIDPDVLVGHDILGFDLEVLLQRINMCKVPFWSKIGRLRRANMPKLGGRGGFAEKSAACGRLVCDVEISAKELIRCKSYHLTELAAQILKTERAMVPPENIRNLYSDSPHLLYLLELTWMDAKLILQIMCELNVLPLALQITNIAGNVLSRTLMGGRSERNEYLLLHAFHERNYIVPDKHFMKKHQHEPGEDDDVDVGKNKSGKVRRKAAYAGGLVLEPKIGFYDKFILLLDFNSLYPSIIQEFNICFTTVQREASGSRKKIEDEDADEVPDLPDPDLEMGVLPKEIRKLVERRRQVKQLMKQPDLNPDLYLQYDIRQKALKLTANSMYGCLGFSYSRFYAKPLAALVTHKGREILMHTKDMVQKMNLDVIYGDTDSIMINTNSSNLDEVFKLGNKVKSEVNKLYRLLELDIDGVFKSLLLLKKKKYAALMVEPLGEGRYTTKQELKGLDIVRRDWCGLAKECGNYVIGQILSDQNRDVILENIQQHLIEVGEKVANGSVPLNMFEIHKALTKDPQDYPDKKSLPHVHVALWINSQGGRKVKAGDTVSYIICQDGSNLTASQRAYAPEQLQKQPGLSLDTQYYLSQQVHPVVGRICEPIEGIDAVLIATWLGLDPGQFRAQQRQQREEESDGFLGVPAQLTDEERYRDCERFSFACPECGTENIYDSVFEGTGHVMEPSLKRCCHIPCNASPLHHNDQISNKLLLDIRRHVRKYYSGWLLCEDQACGNRTRRLPIAFSRSGPICPVCCKSTLKPEYSEKALYNQLSFYRFIFDWEYTTTKILQGEEKLKFKKYYTEEREVYKKLKTVVDRVLASSSYSEVNLAKLFQAFTSLK from the exons atggCGCCGGTTTCTAATCAAGAAAAAGACGCGGATAGCGGGGATTACG atgtTGGGGCCAATTGCGGTCTCGCCGCATCCCGCTCCAgacgagagagaaaagagaaagtgggtcGTAAATCCGCCTTGGAGCAGCTTAAAAGAGCCAAAAAGGGCGAGAAGGTGAAATATGAG gtggaggagatggagagCGTGTACGAGGAGGTGGATGAGGATCAGTACTCTCGGATGGTCCGGGAGAGACAGGACGACGACTGGATCGTTGATGACG ATGGAGCAGGTTACGTAGAAGACGGCAGAGAGATCTTTGATGAAGATCTGCAGGGTACCGACTCGGAAAAAAGCTCTAAGA ACAAATCTGGTGCTAAAGGAGGAGACACCAAGAACGCTAAGAAAGCATCCGTGAGTAAACCCAACAACATCAAGAGTATGTTCATGAACAGCAACGTCAAAAAACCCGCCGAG AAAAATGTGGACCTGTCCAAAGATGATCTGTTGGGAGACATTTTGGAGGATCTGCACGCCGAG aAACCGGTGCTTTTTACTCCTCCACCTGTCATCAccctgaagaaaaagaaagcccTGGGAGCACCCATGAACCCTTTCTCTGTCCAATCAAAAACCCCCAAG GAGACACCTGTAGCTCTGGCGTCAAAGCCCAAGCATGCCGTGATCCGCCCTCCTCCGTCTGATCTCTCACCTAAACCAGCGTCTAAACCCGCCCCCTCCGTCCACCCCCAAAAACCCGAGGTGGAGGAATCCGAGGAAG CGTACGACTCGTTAGATTTTGACGGGGCGGACTTCGATGAGCCGATGGAGCTGGGGGCTGAGAGGCAGGTGGAAACGGAGATTAAAGCAGAGCCGGAACCCGAGGGCGAGGTGTTGAC ATCAGGCATGGTGGGCGGCTCCTGCTGGGGGAAGATGGAGGAGCAGGAGGATGACGAGTCTCCCGTGGAGGTgcaggtggactccagtcaacTGCCGATGGCGGAGGGAGCTGATGGAGAAATGGTGTTCCGCTTTTATTGGCTGGACGCTTTCGAGGATCAGTTCAACCAACCAG GTGTGGTGTACCTGTTCGGGAAGGTGTGGATTGAGTCTGCTAAAGCGCACGTCAGCTGCTGCGTGGCCGTGAAAAACATCGAGAGGACTATGTACTTCTTGCCAAGAGAGCGC AAGATAAACCTGGCGAGCGGTGAGGAGACGGACGTTCCAGTCGGAATGATGGACGTCTACCAGGAGTTTAACAGCCTCtctgaaaaatacaaaataatgaaGTTCAAGTCCAAG AAAGTTGAGAAGAACTACGCCTTCGAGATTCCGGACGTACCTACACAGAGCGAGTACCTGGAAGTGCGATACTCT GCCGAGATGCCTCAGCTGCCGTCCAATCTAAAAGGCTCCACCTTCTCGCATGTGTTTGGTACGAACACCTCCAGCCTGGAGCATTTCCTCCTCAGCAGGAAGATCCGAGGACCCTGCTGGCTCAATGTTAAGACCCCTC AGCTGTGCAGTCAGCCGATGAGCTGGTGTAAAGTGGAGGCCATCGCGCTGAAAAGCGAGCTGATCTCAGTGGTGAAGGACCTGCCTCCTCCTCCGCTCGTCGTCATGTCCATCAGCCTGAAGACGGTTCCCAACCCAAAGACCCACCACAACGAG ATCGTGTCTCTGGCTGCTCTTATTCATTACAAGTTTCCTCTGGACAAGGCACCTCCACGTATTCCTTATCAGACCCATTTCTGTG TGGTGAACAAGCCCACGGACTGCATCTATCCCTACGACTTCAAGGATGCGGTTAAGAAGAAG AACGGGATTGTAGAGATGGCAGCGACAGAACGAACTCTCTTGGGCTTCTTCTTGGCCAAGTTGCACAAGATCGATCCTGACGTTTTGGTG GGGCATGACATCTTGGGCTTTGACCTGGAAGTCCTGCTGCAGAGGATCAACATGTGTAAGGTGCCCTTCTGGTCCAAAATCGGCCGACTGAGGCGGGCCAACATGCCCAAACTTggg GGCCGAGGCGGTTTCGCAGAGAAGAGCGCCGCCTGTGGCAGACTCGTGTGTGACGTCGAAATCTCCGCTAAGGAGCTGATTCGCTGTAAGAGTTACCACCTGACTGAACTGGCAGCGCAGATCCTTAAGACGGAGCGAGCCATGGTGCCTCCTGAGAACATCAGGAACTTGTACAG TGACTCTCCTCATCTGCTCTACCTGTTGGAACTCACCTGGATGGACGCTAAGCTCATCCTGCAGATCATGTGCGAGCTCAACGTGCTTCCTCTGGCGCTTCAGATCACCAACATCGCCGGCAACGTCCTG TCCCGGACGCTGATGGGTGGCCGCTCGGAGAGGAACGAGTACCTGCTGCTTCACGCCTTCCACGAGAGGAACTACATCGTTCCAGACAAACATTTCATGAAGAAACATCAACATGAGCCT ggtgaggatgatgatgtaGATGTAGGGAAGAATAAGTCTGGGAAGGTGAGGAGGAAGGCTGCATACGCTGGAGGTCTGGTCCTGGAACCTAAAATTG gtttttaTGATAAGTTCATTCTGCTTCTGGACTTCAACAGTCTGTACCCATCCATCATCCAGGAGTTTAACATCTGTTTCACTACGGTTCAGCGCGAGGCGTCCGGCTCACGCAAAAAGATCGAG GACGAGGACGCGGACGAGGTTCCGGACCTTCCGGACCCGGATCTGGAGATGGGCGTTCTTCCGAAGGAGATCCGTAAGCTGGTGGAGCGCAGGCGGCAGGTCAAACAGCTGATGAAGCAGCCTGATCTGAACCCTGACCTTTACCTGCAG TATGATATCAGACAGAAGGCTCTGAAACTCACTGCTAACAGCATGTATGGGTGTCTGGGCTTCTCCTACAGTCGCTTCTATGCCAAACCTCTGGCTGCTCTCGTCACACACAAGGGTAGAGAG ATCCTAATGCACACCAAAGACATGGTTCAGAAG ATGAATCTGGATGTGATTTACGGAGACACCGATTCCATCATGATCAACACCAACAGCTCCAACCTGGACGAGGTCTTCAAACTGGGCAACAAG GTGAAGAGTGAAGTGAATAAACTGTACCGACTGCTGGAGCTGGACATCGACGGCGTGTTTAAGTCCCTGCTGctgctgaagaagaagaagtacgCCGCTCTGATGGTGGAGCCGCTGGGAGAGGGCCGCTACACCACCAAGCAGGAGCTGAAAGGCCTGGACATCGTTCGTAGGGACTGGTGCGGCCTCGCAAAGGAGTGCGGCAA CTATGTGATCGGTCAGATTTTGTCGGATCAGAACCGTGACGTGATCCTGGAGAACATCCAGCAGCATCTGATCGAGGTTGGGGAGAAGGTGGCCAACGGCAGTGTCCCTCTCAACATGTTCGAGATCCACAAG gctCTGACGAAGGACCCTCAGGACTACCCGGATAAGAAGAGTCTCCCACATGTGCATGTGGCCCTGTGGATCAACTCTCAAGGAGGCCGGAAGGTCAAGGCAGGAGACACCGTGTCCTACATCATCTGTCAG gacGGCTCGAATCTAACAGCAAGCCAAAGGGCGTATGCTCCGGAGCAGCTCCAGAAGCAGCCGGGTCTGAGCCTGGACACGCAGTACTACCTGTCGCAGCAGGTTCACCCCGTGGTGGGGCGAATCTGTGAGCCCATCGAGGGTATCGATGCCGTCCTGATCGCCACGTGGCTGG GTCTGGACCCGGGGCAGTTCCGGGCCCAGCAGAGGCAGCAGCGAGAGGAGGAGTCGGATGGGTTCCTGGGCGTTCCGGCTCAGTTGACGGACGAAGAACGGTATCGCGATTGCGAGAGGTTCTCCTTCGCTTGTCCCGAGTGCGGCACGGAGAACATCTACGACAGCGTGTTTGAGGGAACG gggcATGTGATGGAACCGAGTCTGAAGCGCTGCTGTCACATCCCTTGTAATGCGAGCCCACTACATCACAACGATCAAATCAGCAACAAACTTCTCCTGGACATCCGGAGACACGTCCGCAAATACTACAGC ggatgGCTGCTGTGCGAGGACCAGGCGTGTGGAAACCGGACCCGTCGTCTTCCCATCGCGTTCTCGCGTTCAGGACCGATCTGTCCCGTATGCTGCAAGTCCACCCTCAAACCCGAG TATTCCGAGAAGGCGCTCTACAACCAGCTGAGCTTCTACAGGTTCATCTTCGACTGGGAATACACCACCACCAAAATCCTGCAGGGAGAAGAGAAAT
- the pola1 gene encoding DNA polymerase alpha catalytic subunit isoform X1 gives MAPVSNQEKDADSGDYDVGANCGLAASRSRRERKEKVGRKSALEQLKRAKKGEKVKYEVEEMESVYEEVDEDQYSRMVRERQDDDWIVDDDGAGYVEDGREIFDEDLQGTDSEKSSKNKSGAKGGDTKNAKKASVSKPNNIKSMFMNSNVKKPAEKNVDLSKDDLLGDILEDLHAEKPVLFTPPPVITLKKKKALGAPMNPFSVQSKTPKETPVALASKPKHAVIRPPPSDLSPKPASKPAPSVHPQKPEVEESEEAYDSLDFDGADFDEPMELGAERQVETEIKAEPEPEGEVLTSGMVGGSCWGKMEEQEDDESPVEVQVDSSQLPMAEGADGEMVFRFYWLDAFEDQFNQPGVVYLFGKVWIESAKAHVSCCVAVKNIERTMYFLPRERKINLASGEETDVPVGMMDVYQEFNSLSEKYKIMKFKSKKVEKNYAFEIPDVPTQSEYLEVRYSAEMPQLPSNLKGSTFSHVFGTNTSSLEHFLLSRKIRGPCWLNVKTPQLCSQPMSWCKVEAIALKSELISVVKDLPPPPLVVMSISLKTVPNPKTHHNEIVSLAALIHYKFPLDKAPPRIPYQTHFCVVNKPTDCIYPYDFKDAVKKKNGIVEMAATERTLLGFFLAKLHKIDPDVLVGHDILGFDLEVLLQRINMCKVPFWSKIGRLRRANMPKLGGRGGFAEKSAACGRLVCDVEISAKELIRCKSYHLTELAAQILKTERAMVPPENIRNLYSDSPHLLYLLELTWMDAKLILQIMCELNVLPLALQITNIAGNVLSRTLMGGRSERNEYLLLHAFHERNYIVPDKHFMKKHQHEPGEDDDVDVGKNKSGKVRRKAAYAGGLVLEPKIGFYDKFILLLDFNSLYPSIIQEFNICFTTVQREASGSRKKIEQDEDADEVPDLPDPDLEMGVLPKEIRKLVERRRQVKQLMKQPDLNPDLYLQYDIRQKALKLTANSMYGCLGFSYSRFYAKPLAALVTHKGREILMHTKDMVQKMNLDVIYGDTDSIMINTNSSNLDEVFKLGNKVKSEVNKLYRLLELDIDGVFKSLLLLKKKKYAALMVEPLGEGRYTTKQELKGLDIVRRDWCGLAKECGNYVIGQILSDQNRDVILENIQQHLIEVGEKVANGSVPLNMFEIHKALTKDPQDYPDKKSLPHVHVALWINSQGGRKVKAGDTVSYIICQDGSNLTASQRAYAPEQLQKQPGLSLDTQYYLSQQVHPVVGRICEPIEGIDAVLIATWLGLDPGQFRAQQRQQREEESDGFLGVPAQLTDEERYRDCERFSFACPECGTENIYDSVFEGTGHVMEPSLKRCCHIPCNASPLHHNDQISNKLLLDIRRHVRKYYSGWLLCEDQACGNRTRRLPIAFSRSGPICPVCCKSTLKPEYSEKALYNQLSFYRFIFDWEYTTTKILQGEEKLKFKKYYTEEREVYKKLKTVVDRVLASSSYSEVNLAKLFQAFTSLK, from the exons atggCGCCGGTTTCTAATCAAGAAAAAGACGCGGATAGCGGGGATTACG atgtTGGGGCCAATTGCGGTCTCGCCGCATCCCGCTCCAgacgagagagaaaagagaaagtgggtcGTAAATCCGCCTTGGAGCAGCTTAAAAGAGCCAAAAAGGGCGAGAAGGTGAAATATGAG gtggaggagatggagagCGTGTACGAGGAGGTGGATGAGGATCAGTACTCTCGGATGGTCCGGGAGAGACAGGACGACGACTGGATCGTTGATGACG ATGGAGCAGGTTACGTAGAAGACGGCAGAGAGATCTTTGATGAAGATCTGCAGGGTACCGACTCGGAAAAAAGCTCTAAGA ACAAATCTGGTGCTAAAGGAGGAGACACCAAGAACGCTAAGAAAGCATCCGTGAGTAAACCCAACAACATCAAGAGTATGTTCATGAACAGCAACGTCAAAAAACCCGCCGAG AAAAATGTGGACCTGTCCAAAGATGATCTGTTGGGAGACATTTTGGAGGATCTGCACGCCGAG aAACCGGTGCTTTTTACTCCTCCACCTGTCATCAccctgaagaaaaagaaagcccTGGGAGCACCCATGAACCCTTTCTCTGTCCAATCAAAAACCCCCAAG GAGACACCTGTAGCTCTGGCGTCAAAGCCCAAGCATGCCGTGATCCGCCCTCCTCCGTCTGATCTCTCACCTAAACCAGCGTCTAAACCCGCCCCCTCCGTCCACCCCCAAAAACCCGAGGTGGAGGAATCCGAGGAAG CGTACGACTCGTTAGATTTTGACGGGGCGGACTTCGATGAGCCGATGGAGCTGGGGGCTGAGAGGCAGGTGGAAACGGAGATTAAAGCAGAGCCGGAACCCGAGGGCGAGGTGTTGAC ATCAGGCATGGTGGGCGGCTCCTGCTGGGGGAAGATGGAGGAGCAGGAGGATGACGAGTCTCCCGTGGAGGTgcaggtggactccagtcaacTGCCGATGGCGGAGGGAGCTGATGGAGAAATGGTGTTCCGCTTTTATTGGCTGGACGCTTTCGAGGATCAGTTCAACCAACCAG GTGTGGTGTACCTGTTCGGGAAGGTGTGGATTGAGTCTGCTAAAGCGCACGTCAGCTGCTGCGTGGCCGTGAAAAACATCGAGAGGACTATGTACTTCTTGCCAAGAGAGCGC AAGATAAACCTGGCGAGCGGTGAGGAGACGGACGTTCCAGTCGGAATGATGGACGTCTACCAGGAGTTTAACAGCCTCtctgaaaaatacaaaataatgaaGTTCAAGTCCAAG AAAGTTGAGAAGAACTACGCCTTCGAGATTCCGGACGTACCTACACAGAGCGAGTACCTGGAAGTGCGATACTCT GCCGAGATGCCTCAGCTGCCGTCCAATCTAAAAGGCTCCACCTTCTCGCATGTGTTTGGTACGAACACCTCCAGCCTGGAGCATTTCCTCCTCAGCAGGAAGATCCGAGGACCCTGCTGGCTCAATGTTAAGACCCCTC AGCTGTGCAGTCAGCCGATGAGCTGGTGTAAAGTGGAGGCCATCGCGCTGAAAAGCGAGCTGATCTCAGTGGTGAAGGACCTGCCTCCTCCTCCGCTCGTCGTCATGTCCATCAGCCTGAAGACGGTTCCCAACCCAAAGACCCACCACAACGAG ATCGTGTCTCTGGCTGCTCTTATTCATTACAAGTTTCCTCTGGACAAGGCACCTCCACGTATTCCTTATCAGACCCATTTCTGTG TGGTGAACAAGCCCACGGACTGCATCTATCCCTACGACTTCAAGGATGCGGTTAAGAAGAAG AACGGGATTGTAGAGATGGCAGCGACAGAACGAACTCTCTTGGGCTTCTTCTTGGCCAAGTTGCACAAGATCGATCCTGACGTTTTGGTG GGGCATGACATCTTGGGCTTTGACCTGGAAGTCCTGCTGCAGAGGATCAACATGTGTAAGGTGCCCTTCTGGTCCAAAATCGGCCGACTGAGGCGGGCCAACATGCCCAAACTTggg GGCCGAGGCGGTTTCGCAGAGAAGAGCGCCGCCTGTGGCAGACTCGTGTGTGACGTCGAAATCTCCGCTAAGGAGCTGATTCGCTGTAAGAGTTACCACCTGACTGAACTGGCAGCGCAGATCCTTAAGACGGAGCGAGCCATGGTGCCTCCTGAGAACATCAGGAACTTGTACAG TGACTCTCCTCATCTGCTCTACCTGTTGGAACTCACCTGGATGGACGCTAAGCTCATCCTGCAGATCATGTGCGAGCTCAACGTGCTTCCTCTGGCGCTTCAGATCACCAACATCGCCGGCAACGTCCTG TCCCGGACGCTGATGGGTGGCCGCTCGGAGAGGAACGAGTACCTGCTGCTTCACGCCTTCCACGAGAGGAACTACATCGTTCCAGACAAACATTTCATGAAGAAACATCAACATGAGCCT ggtgaggatgatgatgtaGATGTAGGGAAGAATAAGTCTGGGAAGGTGAGGAGGAAGGCTGCATACGCTGGAGGTCTGGTCCTGGAACCTAAAATTG gtttttaTGATAAGTTCATTCTGCTTCTGGACTTCAACAGTCTGTACCCATCCATCATCCAGGAGTTTAACATCTGTTTCACTACGGTTCAGCGCGAGGCGTCCGGCTCACGCAAAAAGATCGAG CAGGACGAGGACGCGGACGAGGTTCCGGACCTTCCGGACCCGGATCTGGAGATGGGCGTTCTTCCGAAGGAGATCCGTAAGCTGGTGGAGCGCAGGCGGCAGGTCAAACAGCTGATGAAGCAGCCTGATCTGAACCCTGACCTTTACCTGCAG TATGATATCAGACAGAAGGCTCTGAAACTCACTGCTAACAGCATGTATGGGTGTCTGGGCTTCTCCTACAGTCGCTTCTATGCCAAACCTCTGGCTGCTCTCGTCACACACAAGGGTAGAGAG ATCCTAATGCACACCAAAGACATGGTTCAGAAG ATGAATCTGGATGTGATTTACGGAGACACCGATTCCATCATGATCAACACCAACAGCTCCAACCTGGACGAGGTCTTCAAACTGGGCAACAAG GTGAAGAGTGAAGTGAATAAACTGTACCGACTGCTGGAGCTGGACATCGACGGCGTGTTTAAGTCCCTGCTGctgctgaagaagaagaagtacgCCGCTCTGATGGTGGAGCCGCTGGGAGAGGGCCGCTACACCACCAAGCAGGAGCTGAAAGGCCTGGACATCGTTCGTAGGGACTGGTGCGGCCTCGCAAAGGAGTGCGGCAA CTATGTGATCGGTCAGATTTTGTCGGATCAGAACCGTGACGTGATCCTGGAGAACATCCAGCAGCATCTGATCGAGGTTGGGGAGAAGGTGGCCAACGGCAGTGTCCCTCTCAACATGTTCGAGATCCACAAG gctCTGACGAAGGACCCTCAGGACTACCCGGATAAGAAGAGTCTCCCACATGTGCATGTGGCCCTGTGGATCAACTCTCAAGGAGGCCGGAAGGTCAAGGCAGGAGACACCGTGTCCTACATCATCTGTCAG gacGGCTCGAATCTAACAGCAAGCCAAAGGGCGTATGCTCCGGAGCAGCTCCAGAAGCAGCCGGGTCTGAGCCTGGACACGCAGTACTACCTGTCGCAGCAGGTTCACCCCGTGGTGGGGCGAATCTGTGAGCCCATCGAGGGTATCGATGCCGTCCTGATCGCCACGTGGCTGG GTCTGGACCCGGGGCAGTTCCGGGCCCAGCAGAGGCAGCAGCGAGAGGAGGAGTCGGATGGGTTCCTGGGCGTTCCGGCTCAGTTGACGGACGAAGAACGGTATCGCGATTGCGAGAGGTTCTCCTTCGCTTGTCCCGAGTGCGGCACGGAGAACATCTACGACAGCGTGTTTGAGGGAACG gggcATGTGATGGAACCGAGTCTGAAGCGCTGCTGTCACATCCCTTGTAATGCGAGCCCACTACATCACAACGATCAAATCAGCAACAAACTTCTCCTGGACATCCGGAGACACGTCCGCAAATACTACAGC ggatgGCTGCTGTGCGAGGACCAGGCGTGTGGAAACCGGACCCGTCGTCTTCCCATCGCGTTCTCGCGTTCAGGACCGATCTGTCCCGTATGCTGCAAGTCCACCCTCAAACCCGAG TATTCCGAGAAGGCGCTCTACAACCAGCTGAGCTTCTACAGGTTCATCTTCGACTGGGAATACACCACCACCAAAATCCTGCAGGGAGAAGAGAAAT